The following proteins come from a genomic window of Nicotiana tomentosiformis chromosome 12, ASM39032v3, whole genome shotgun sequence:
- the LOC138902479 gene encoding uncharacterized protein yields the protein MRLSHRMPRTSWISASRFFVLETSGVSFTTFQFTKTTFKWWEAYEKSSSVDAPPLSCHEFSVLFLKKFVPQTRREELHRQFEQLCQDGLSVTQYEMSVSSARFNEVVDISRRLEMVSSHKRKEREAKRPHDLGGFSDVPSGGHFQHSRGCPYRPAQMARPVHRGASSGHGSYSARLGQSYHISLPA from the exons ATGAGGCTGAGTCATAGGATGCCTAGGACTTCTTGGATAAGTGCTAGTAGATTCTTCGtattggagaccagtggggtctccttcactacttttcagtttactaaGACTACCTTcaaatggtgggaggcctatgagaagAGTAGTTCAGTTGATGCTCCACCACTTTCATGCCATGAGTTCTCTGTCCTCTTCTTgaagaagtttgtgccacagacccgtagggaggagctgcataggcagttcgagcagctatgTCAGGATGGcctgtctgtgacccagtatgagatgag TGTATCTAGTGCTCGGTtcaatgaggtggttgatatttctCGGCGGCTAGAGATGGTCAGTAGTCATAAGCGTaaggagagggaggctaagaggcctcatgaTTTGGGTGGTTTCAGCgatgttccttctgggggtcattTCCAACACAGTAGGGGTTGTCCTTATAGGCCAGCTCAGATGGCTCGCCCAGTTCATCGTGGCGCATCATccggccatggttcatacagtgcccgTCTGGGTCAATCATATCACATTTCTCTTCCAGCTTAG